Proteins from a genomic interval of Schistocerca cancellata isolate TAMUIC-IGC-003103 chromosome 8, iqSchCanc2.1, whole genome shotgun sequence:
- the LOC126094657 gene encoding cytochrome c oxidase assembly protein COX16 homolog, mitochondrial gives MGSKNKFLRYGLPFVTMVVVGSFGLKEFSEVRYKFRKFMPLKPEEVEKANIKMKKPGEVTLESEYEKLKQIDIDNWQSIRGPRPWEEDTLPKKDKKSA, from the exons ATGGGTTCGAAAAACAAATTTCTGCGATATGGACTACCGTTTGTGACGATGGTTGTGGTTGGATCATTTGGTTTAAAAGAATTTTCCGAGGTTAG GTACAAATTCAGGAAGTTCATGCCCCTAAAACCTGAAGAAGTCGAAAAGGCCAACATAAAAATGAAGAAACCTGGTGAAGTGACTTTAGAAAGCGAATACGAAAAATTGAAGCAG attGACATTGATAACTGGCAAAGCATAAGAGGTCCAAGGCCGTGGGAAGAAGACACTCTCCCCAAGAAGGATAAAAAATCAGCATAA